In Janibacter alkaliphilus, the following proteins share a genomic window:
- a CDS encoding TrmH family RNA methyltransferase: protein MADPQITSPSNPRIKQLVGLRRRRAREESGSTLVEGTEELALALEAGVRPQVVLHCPELMHAAGPPVVERARSAGAEVVQLSRAAFEKAAYREGPDGVLALVPAPGTGLDDVELGADPLVLVCEGVEKPGNLGAMLRTADAAGVDLVVAADPVTDWGNPNVVRASKGTVFSVPVATATAEQTWPWLRRHGVRVVATTPDTDTLHTAADLAGGLAVAVGTEKHGLSEAALAAADTRVRIPMSGRVNSLNVATSAAIVVYEALRQRT, encoded by the coding sequence ATGGCCGACCCGCAGATCACCTCGCCCAGCAACCCGCGCATCAAGCAGCTCGTCGGGCTGCGCCGCCGCCGCGCCCGGGAGGAGAGCGGCAGCACCCTCGTCGAGGGCACCGAGGAGCTGGCCCTCGCGCTGGAGGCCGGCGTCCGGCCGCAGGTCGTGCTGCACTGCCCCGAGCTGATGCACGCCGCCGGGCCACCGGTGGTCGAGCGGGCCCGGTCGGCCGGTGCCGAGGTGGTCCAGCTCTCCCGTGCCGCCTTCGAGAAGGCCGCCTACCGCGAGGGGCCCGACGGGGTGCTCGCCCTCGTCCCGGCCCCGGGGACCGGGCTCGACGACGTGGAGCTGGGAGCGGACCCGCTGGTCCTGGTCTGCGAAGGGGTGGAGAAGCCGGGGAACCTCGGGGCGATGCTGCGCACCGCCGACGCCGCCGGGGTCGACCTCGTCGTCGCTGCCGACCCGGTCACCGACTGGGGCAACCCGAACGTCGTGCGCGCCAGCAAGGGCACCGTCTTCTCGGTGCCGGTCGCCACGGCCACCGCGGAGCAGACCTGGCCCTGGCTGCGGCGGCACGGCGTGCGGGTCGTCGCGACCACCCCGGACACCGACACCCTGCACACCGCGGCCGACCTCGCCGGTGGTCTGGCGGTCGCGGTCGGCACCGAGAAGCACGGGCTGAGCGAGGCCGCGCTGGCCGCCGCCGACACCCGGGTGCGCATCCCGATGAGCGGCCGGGTGAACTCGCTGAACGTCGCCACCTCGGCCGCGATCGTCGTCTACGA
- a CDS encoding phosphatase PAP2 family protein → MPTPSPAAVRATGLPGRARSWVWLALLLMLVAATLARVGDRLPARPGPETWEGSSVAAAVAASDARPGLRQALLTWSDLTEPWVLLAGLTALAVALVATGRRSRGALLLPVLGLLGWGLGTLVKLVVARPRPDEALYDASGYSYPSGHATGSTLAASLLVVLLWPLLGRAGRVLLVLLAGALVVLTGLDRVYLGVHYPGDVLAGVMLGASVVALTLLAVPGLRPARDQSSAAKRARARQ, encoded by the coding sequence GTGCCGACGCCCTCCCCTGCCGCCGTCCGGGCGACCGGCCTGCCCGGCAGGGCGCGCTCGTGGGTGTGGCTGGCCCTGCTGCTGATGCTGGTCGCGGCCACGCTGGCCCGGGTCGGTGACCGGTTGCCGGCCCGTCCCGGCCCCGAGACCTGGGAGGGCTCGAGCGTCGCGGCCGCGGTGGCCGCCAGCGACGCGCGGCCCGGCCTGCGCCAGGCGCTGCTGACCTGGTCGGACCTCACCGAGCCGTGGGTGCTGCTCGCCGGGCTGACCGCGCTGGCCGTGGCGCTGGTGGCCACCGGTCGACGCTCCCGCGGCGCGCTGCTGCTGCCGGTGCTCGGCCTGCTCGGCTGGGGGCTGGGGACGCTGGTCAAGCTCGTCGTGGCCCGTCCGCGACCCGACGAGGCGCTCTACGACGCCTCCGGCTACAGCTATCCCTCCGGTCACGCGACCGGCTCCACCCTGGCGGCGTCGCTGCTCGTCGTGCTGCTCTGGCCGCTGCTGGGGCGCGCGGGGCGCGTCCTGCTGGTGCTGCTCGCCGGTGCGCTGGTCGTGCTCACCGGCCTGGACCGGGTCTACCTCGGCGTGCACTACCCCGGGGACGTGCTGGCCGGGGTGATGCTCGGCGCGTCGGTCGTCGCGCTCACCCTGCTCGCGGTCCCCGGGCTGCGACCGGCGCGGGATCAGTCCAGCGCGGCGAAGCGGGCCCGGGCCAGGCAGTAG